In Nitrospiraceae bacterium, one DNA window encodes the following:
- a CDS encoding acylphosphatase → MPKARAHLIISGRVQGVFYRSFTEETAYSLSLKGWVRNCSDGNVEVLFEGGKEDIEKAISSCYKGPPSSKVNAIDIRWEDFKNEFDVFTIRYF, encoded by the coding sequence ATGCCAAAAGCGCGAGCACATTTAATAATTTCAGGAAGGGTACAGGGAGTGTTTTACAGATCCTTCACAGAGGAGACTGCTTACTCTCTAAGTCTGAAGGGCTGGGTTAGAAACTGCAGCGATGGAAATGTGGAAGTGTTATTTGAAGGAGGGAAAGAAGACATCGAAAAAGCAATAAGTTCTTGCTATAAAGGACCTCCTTCATCTAAGGTTAATGCGATAGATATCCGCTGGGAAGACTTTAAAAATGAATTTGATGTTTTTACAATCCGTTATTTTTAG
- a CDS encoding PCYCGC domain-containing protein: MKKILIFIVVSCFFMVFLPHVCCAQKNTGTQKNESLRKGEKRATLDPSQFANPRVKEAYRVAKEIPWVLDSIYCYCFCEESASKHISLLSCYVDLHASV, encoded by the coding sequence GTGAAGAAGATTCTTATATTTATAGTCGTGTCATGTTTTTTTATGGTTTTTCTGCCGCATGTGTGTTGTGCTCAGAAAAATACCGGTACACAAAAGAATGAATCCCTTAGAAAAGGGGAAAAAAGAGCAACCCTTGATCCTAGTCAGTTCGCAAATCCCAGAGTAAAAGAAGCATACCGTGTGGCTAAAGAAATACCATGGGTTCTGGACAGTATATACTGCTATTGTTTTTGCGAGGAGTCAGCATCAAAACATATAAGTCTCTTGAGCTGTTATGTTGATCTTCATGCTTCTGTCTGA
- a CDS encoding heavy metal translocating P-type ATPase: MNKEDKEIKRIDLPITGMSCTACAASIEANLSSMKGVNKASVNFTAEKATVLYNPLSVSISDFVKKIKDLGYSVVIAKQTIPIKGMSCAACVKRVQDALSSLEGVVSISVNLATERATVEYVPSQIGLRELRQAVKDAGYDVLTVDKGEDIVEKEKHEREAHYQNLKMKVLIGAVLAIPVIILAYWDMLGIKIFSLPKKINFIIQLILETPVQFWIGWQFYKGAISAAKHRTTNMNTLIAVGTSAAYIYSVFAAFYPSLFEIKGYSAEVYFDTAAAIIVLILLGRMFEARAKGRTSEAIKKLMGLQAKTARVLKNGVEKDIPIEEVEIGDIIIVRPGERIPVDGIIKDGYSSVDESMLTGESIPVEKKTGDSAIGATINKTGSFRFEATRVGRDTVLSRIINMVQEAQGSKPPIARMADKIASVFVPVVMIIALITFLVWFLFGPEPSLTYALLNLIAVLIIACPCALGLATPTSIMVGTGKGAENGILIRGGESLETAHKINMVVFDKTGTLTKGEPSVTDIITSGSVTKKDILFYAASAEKNSEHPLGEAIIKKAREIDGISPETPSQFQAVPGQGIKADVKSKSVILGNAAMLENERIKFNGLKQKAETLASDGKTMVFVVVDKIVHGIIGVADTIKPESKEIVKSLHKLGIEVAMLTGDNRITADAIARIAGIDRVLAQVLPEDKAEEIKKLQNEGKVVAMVGDGINDAPALAQADVGIAIGTGTDIAMEASDITLIKGSLKGVVTAIALSKATIRNIKQNLFWAFAYNIILIPVAAGVLFPFFGILLNPMLAALAMSFSSVSVVTNALRLRRIRL; the protein is encoded by the coding sequence ATGAATAAAGAAGATAAAGAGATAAAAAGGATCGATCTACCAATTACAGGGATGTCCTGTACAGCTTGTGCAGCAAGCATAGAAGCGAATCTATCCAGTATGAAAGGTGTGAACAAAGCCAGCGTTAATTTTACCGCTGAAAAGGCAACTGTTTTATATAATCCGCTTAGTGTATCTATTAGCGATTTTGTAAAAAAAATAAAAGACCTTGGCTACAGCGTTGTTATCGCGAAACAGACGATTCCTATAAAAGGAATGAGTTGCGCTGCTTGTGTTAAGCGAGTACAGGATGCATTAAGTTCTCTGGAAGGTGTTGTATCTATATCAGTAAATCTTGCAACCGAAAGAGCAACAGTAGAATATGTTCCCTCTCAGATTGGTCTTAGAGAACTCAGGCAGGCTGTAAAAGATGCAGGCTACGACGTTTTGACAGTTGACAAGGGCGAGGATATTGTTGAAAAAGAAAAACATGAGAGAGAAGCCCATTATCAGAATCTGAAGATGAAGGTTCTAATAGGTGCAGTTCTTGCAATTCCTGTAATCATACTTGCATATTGGGACATGCTTGGCATTAAAATTTTTTCATTGCCTAAAAAGATTAATTTTATTATCCAGCTTATCCTTGAAACACCTGTTCAATTCTGGATTGGGTGGCAGTTTTATAAAGGCGCAATAAGCGCTGCAAAACATAGAACTACTAATATGAACACGCTTATTGCAGTGGGTACATCAGCTGCATATATATATAGTGTTTTTGCAGCTTTTTATCCTTCCTTATTCGAGATAAAAGGCTATTCCGCAGAAGTATATTTTGATACAGCCGCCGCGATAATCGTACTCATTCTTTTAGGCAGGATGTTCGAGGCAAGGGCAAAGGGAAGAACTTCAGAAGCTATTAAGAAATTAATGGGGCTTCAGGCAAAAACTGCAAGAGTACTAAAAAATGGTGTTGAGAAAGACATTCCTATAGAAGAAGTTGAAATAGGAGATATAATTATAGTCCGTCCGGGCGAGAGAATTCCTGTAGATGGAATAATAAAAGACGGATATTCGTCAGTCGATGAATCAATGTTAACAGGAGAATCTATTCCTGTTGAGAAAAAGACTGGAGATTCCGCTATAGGCGCAACGATAAACAAGACAGGCTCCTTTAGATTTGAGGCAACAAGAGTCGGGAGAGATACGGTGTTGAGTCGGATAATTAATATGGTTCAGGAAGCTCAAGGTTCAAAACCTCCTATTGCAAGAATGGCAGACAAAATTGCATCCGTATTTGTTCCTGTTGTAATGATAATTGCACTCATAACATTTCTTGTATGGTTTTTATTCGGTCCAGAACCTTCATTAACATATGCGCTTCTCAATCTAATTGCTGTTCTGATAATTGCGTGTCCTTGTGCGCTTGGTCTCGCAACTCCAACATCAATAATGGTCGGGACAGGGAAGGGCGCTGAAAATGGGATACTTATACGAGGAGGTGAATCTCTGGAGACTGCTCATAAAATCAATATGGTTGTATTCGATAAAACCGGAACACTTACAAAAGGCGAACCATCAGTAACCGATATAATCACGTCTGGTTCAGTTACAAAAAAAGATATTCTTTTTTATGCTGCGTCTGCTGAGAAAAATTCCGAGCATCCACTCGGCGAGGCAATAATCAAAAAAGCCCGTGAAATTGATGGTATTTCTCCAGAGACACCTTCCCAATTTCAGGCAGTGCCTGGTCAAGGCATAAAAGCAGATGTAAAAAGCAAAAGTGTTATTCTGGGGAATGCTGCAATGTTGGAAAATGAGAGAATTAAATTCAATGGCTTGAAGCAAAAAGCTGAAACTCTTGCCTCTGATGGCAAGACCATGGTGTTTGTTGTTGTAGACAAAATTGTTCATGGGATAATTGGAGTTGCAGATACAATTAAACCCGAATCCAAAGAAATTGTAAAATCATTGCACAAACTCGGAATAGAAGTTGCAATGCTTACAGGAGATAATAGGATAACAGCAGATGCTATTGCTCGTATTGCAGGAATCGACAGAGTGCTTGCGCAAGTGCTTCCTGAAGATAAGGCAGAGGAAATTAAGAAACTTCAAAATGAAGGGAAGGTTGTTGCAATGGTTGGAGACGGCATTAATGATGCGCCTGCTCTTGCACAAGCAGATGTAGGAATTGCGATTGGCACTGGGACTGACATTGCTATGGAAGCATCAGACATTACACTGATAAAAGGTAGTCTTAAGGGAGTTGTGACCGCAATTGCGCTTTCCAAGGCAACAATAAGAAATATAAAGCAAAATCTTTTCTGGGCTTTTGCTTATAACATAATTCTTATTCCTGTTGCAGCTGGCGTGCTTTTCCCATTCTTTGGAATTTTATTAAATCCAATGCTTGCAGCATTAGCAATGAGTTTCAGTTCAGTATCAGTAGTGACAAATGCCCTGAGATTGCGAAGAATAAGGCTTTAA
- the moeB gene encoding molybdopterin-synthase adenylyltransferase MoeB, translating to MYKDKMIELTEEQLQRYDKHIKLAEVGIEGQKKLLSAKVFVVGAGGLGSPLGFYLTAAGIGTIGMADNDNVELSNLQRQIAHSVNTLGTSKTESAKKTFNALNPDVNFITYGERVTQKNIMTLIRDYDVIVDCSDNFPSRYLINDACVILNKPLVSGAVLKFEGHVTTIIPKKGHCYRCLFEDIPAEGVVPSSPDTGLLGVLPGVIGSLQAAEVLKLILNIGSVLKNELLIYDALKTNFRKIHIPKNPDCHVCSDNPRIKKLAETPE from the coding sequence ATGTACAAGGATAAAATGATCGAGCTTACCGAAGAACAACTGCAAAGATACGACAAACATATAAAGCTTGCTGAAGTTGGAATTGAAGGCCAGAAAAAACTTTTAAGCGCAAAAGTTTTTGTTGTTGGTGCCGGCGGCTTGGGTTCTCCATTGGGTTTTTATCTGACAGCAGCCGGAATAGGAACAATAGGGATGGCTGACAATGATAATGTTGAATTAAGCAATCTACAAAGGCAGATTGCCCATAGTGTGAATACGCTTGGAACCTCGAAAACAGAATCTGCAAAAAAAACATTCAATGCACTGAATCCCGATGTGAATTTCATAACATATGGAGAAAGAGTCACTCAAAAAAATATCATGACATTAATCAGGGATTATGACGTTATTGTTGATTGCAGTGACAATTTCCCTTCCCGATATCTTATCAATGATGCGTGTGTTATTTTAAATAAACCGCTTGTGAGCGGCGCAGTATTGAAATTCGAAGGGCATGTTACAACGATCATTCCGAAAAAAGGACATTGCTACAGATGTCTTTTTGAAGACATTCCTGCCGAGGGAGTTGTTCCGTCAAGCCCGGATACGGGTTTGCTGGGTGTGTTACCTGGTGTTATCGGCTCGCTTCAGGCAGCAGAGGTTTTAAAACTTATATTGAATATCGGCAGTGTTTTAAAAAACGAGCTTTTAATTTATGATGCGCTAAAAACAAATTTCAGAAAGATTCATATTCCGAAAAATCCAGACTGCCATGTATGCAGTGATAATCCGAGAATAAAAAAATTAGCTGAGACACCTGAATAA